One genomic window of Cinclus cinclus chromosome 6, bCinCin1.1, whole genome shotgun sequence includes the following:
- the ZNF410 gene encoding zinc finger protein 410 isoform X1, producing the protein MLSDELESKPELLVQFVQNTSIPLGQGLVESEPKDITCLSLLPVTETSECNRLMLPDDERDLTSPSHTNSSKDVSSSAVLRSLQVNVGPDGEETRAQNVQKPSELLSTSETSSLLQDLQPSDSTSFILLNLTRAGLGSPAEHLVFVQDEAEDSGNDFLSHDSTDSSTPWFLRVQELAHDSLIAATRAQLAKNAKASNNGENVHLCTGDGQPKDSSPIPHLSRVERKLKCTVEGCDRTFVWPAHFKYHLKTHRNDRSFTCPAEGCGKSFYVLQRLKVHMRTHNGEKPFVCTELGCGKQFTTAGNLKNHLRIHTGEKPFLCQAQGCGRSFAEYSSLRKHLVVHSGVKPHQCQICGKTFSQSGSRNVHMRKHHSRIGTAGSREREQPESLMGSSLLEESTVHSKNVISMNSQPSLGVESLHLPDTESIIGVDEGETSCSFFRPLICGD; encoded by the exons ATGTTATCGGATGAGTTAGAATCCAAACCTGAG cTGCTGGTTCAGTTTGTTCAAAATACTTCTATTCCACTGGGACAAGGACTGGTGGAATCAGAACCAAAAGACATCACCTGTCTCTCCCTGCTTCCTGTTACTGAGACCTCAGAATGCAACAGACTCATGTTGCCAG ATGATGAAAGAGATCTCACTTCTCCAAGTCACACTAATTCTTCCAAAGATGTTTCTTCATCTGCTGTCTTGAGAAGTCTCCAGGTAAATGTAGGCCCTGATGGAGAGGAAACAAGGGCACAGAATGTGCAGAAACCATCTGAACTTCTGTCAACTTCAGAAACTTCTAGTTTATTGCAAGACCTCCAGCCCAGCGACAGCACTTCATTCATTCTTCTCAACTTAACAAGAGCAG GGCTGGGGTCTCCCGCAGAGCACTTGGTGTTTGTTCAAGATGAAGCAGAAGATTCTGGCAATGACTTTCTCTCTCATGATAGCACAGACAGCAGTACCCCATGGTTCCTACGAGTGCAAGAGTTGGCCCATGACAGTTTAATTGCTGCCACTCGGGCTCAGCTCGCAAAGAATGCCAAAGCAAGCAATAATG gggaaaatGTTCATctttgcacaggagatgggcagCCAAAAGATTCAAGCCCCATTCCTCATTTATCTCGTGTGGAAAGGAAGCTGAAGTGCACAGTTGAGGGCTGTGATCGGACATTTGTATGGCCAGCTCACTTCAAGTACCATCTGAAAACACACCG GAATGACCGCTCCTTCACCTGCCCAGCAGAAGGTTGTGGAAAAAGTTTCTATGTCTTGCAGAGGCTGAAGGTGCACATGAGAACTCACAATGGTGAAAAACCCTTTGTGTGCACAGAACTGGGCTGTGGTAAACAGTTCACAACAGCTGGAAACCTGAAGAACCACCTACGGATTCACACTG GAGAAAAACCCTTTCTGtgtcaggcacagggatgtggtCGCTCCTTTGCTGAATACTCCAGTCTTCGGAAACACTTGGTTGTCCACTCAG GAGTGAAGCCCCATCAGTGCCAAATTTGTGGGAAGACATTTTCCCAGAGTGGTAGCAGAAATGTGCATATGAGGAAACACCACTCCCGAATTGGaacagctggcagcagggagcgAGAACAGCCAG AGTCACTGATGGGCAGCAGTTTACTGGAAGAATCGACAGTGCATAGTAAGAATGTCATCTCCATGAACTCTCAACCCAGTCTTGGTGTTGAGTCTCTGCATCTGCCAGACACTGAGTCAATTATTGGAGTAGACGAGGGTGAGACCAGCTGCTCTTTTTTCCGCCCTCTTATATGTGGTGACTGA
- the ZNF410 gene encoding zinc finger protein 410 isoform X2 encodes MLSDELESKPELLVQFVQNTSIPLGQGLVESEPKDITCLSLLPVTETSECNRLMLPDDERDLTSPSHTNSSKDVSSSAVLRSLQVNVGPDGEETRAQNVQKPSELLSTSETSSLLQDLQPSDSTSFILLNLTRAGLGSPAEHLVFVQDEAEDSGNDFLSHDSTDSSTPWFLRVQELAHDSLIAATRAQLAKNAKASNNGENVHLCTGDGQPKDSSPIPHLSRVERKLKCTVEGCDRTFVWPAHFKYHLKTHRNDRSFTCPAEGCGKSFYVLQRLKVHMRTHNGEKPFVCTELGCGKQFTTAGNLKNHLRIHTGEKPFLCQAQGCGRSFAEYSSLRKHLVVHSGVKPHQCQICGKTFSQSGSRNVHMRKHHSRIGTAGSREREQPESLMGSSLLEESTVHSKNVISMNSQPSLGVESLHLPDTESIIGVDEGSTQRKNSLSMSCTIKPV; translated from the exons ATGTTATCGGATGAGTTAGAATCCAAACCTGAG cTGCTGGTTCAGTTTGTTCAAAATACTTCTATTCCACTGGGACAAGGACTGGTGGAATCAGAACCAAAAGACATCACCTGTCTCTCCCTGCTTCCTGTTACTGAGACCTCAGAATGCAACAGACTCATGTTGCCAG ATGATGAAAGAGATCTCACTTCTCCAAGTCACACTAATTCTTCCAAAGATGTTTCTTCATCTGCTGTCTTGAGAAGTCTCCAGGTAAATGTAGGCCCTGATGGAGAGGAAACAAGGGCACAGAATGTGCAGAAACCATCTGAACTTCTGTCAACTTCAGAAACTTCTAGTTTATTGCAAGACCTCCAGCCCAGCGACAGCACTTCATTCATTCTTCTCAACTTAACAAGAGCAG GGCTGGGGTCTCCCGCAGAGCACTTGGTGTTTGTTCAAGATGAAGCAGAAGATTCTGGCAATGACTTTCTCTCTCATGATAGCACAGACAGCAGTACCCCATGGTTCCTACGAGTGCAAGAGTTGGCCCATGACAGTTTAATTGCTGCCACTCGGGCTCAGCTCGCAAAGAATGCCAAAGCAAGCAATAATG gggaaaatGTTCATctttgcacaggagatgggcagCCAAAAGATTCAAGCCCCATTCCTCATTTATCTCGTGTGGAAAGGAAGCTGAAGTGCACAGTTGAGGGCTGTGATCGGACATTTGTATGGCCAGCTCACTTCAAGTACCATCTGAAAACACACCG GAATGACCGCTCCTTCACCTGCCCAGCAGAAGGTTGTGGAAAAAGTTTCTATGTCTTGCAGAGGCTGAAGGTGCACATGAGAACTCACAATGGTGAAAAACCCTTTGTGTGCACAGAACTGGGCTGTGGTAAACAGTTCACAACAGCTGGAAACCTGAAGAACCACCTACGGATTCACACTG GAGAAAAACCCTTTCTGtgtcaggcacagggatgtggtCGCTCCTTTGCTGAATACTCCAGTCTTCGGAAACACTTGGTTGTCCACTCAG GAGTGAAGCCCCATCAGTGCCAAATTTGTGGGAAGACATTTTCCCAGAGTGGTAGCAGAAATGTGCATATGAGGAAACACCACTCCCGAATTGGaacagctggcagcagggagcgAGAACAGCCAG AGTCACTGATGGGCAGCAGTTTACTGGAAGAATCGACAGTGCATAGTAAGAATGTCATCTCCATGAACTCTCAACCCAGTCTTGGTGTTGAGTCTCTGCATCTGCCAGACACTGAGTCAATTATTGGAGTAGACGAGG GGAGTACCCAGAGAAAGAACAGCCTCTCTATGTCCTGCACGATTAAACCTGTGTAG
- the FAM161B gene encoding protein FAM161B codes for MGGRRSPLEPGVPCQAELWGDLGVFEEDEELKGFRREAEVLREKLREALSHTSGNIRQSSSLTDLTSDSTWDQQKPHLFPKSCLRPKSASSPWIPSITIPQPFQMTLREARKKSELMKSYMFLELDKQRDKRQSEEEAECQKQFRAQPVPAHVFLPLYQEIMEQNEIRRQAAKQKRKELLLSTQRPFSFLEKEEKKKEAIRQKFLAAATPNESSKQKQASKKVPKSTYDSLLGDKLKEAELYREIRIQMRAEDLLKSSVAPIDTSNCRREPQSRTATRTKQERLGFLQDKSFSFKPRINPTIPDFEEVYWAFQRKTVRRQEIKEPTRNKPFKLRTSNLHARQRQANEKIKDSQKLSKVSVQKSHSLPGLSSLSSNTLPVHITDATRKRESAIRYAQDNKKEGEKEGIHWLEKQKMKCQAMQKSLNSRAKALDPHKSLEETQKEKSKQIRQNMQARTKEYRKELEEMQLRVKNRPFLFEQVTKHDARQGAERHYRCTLQQVGLSEEFVRKKGEDVTDLLEEESDVHRLPEPRGEKDDSTEQEGVPQEEQSAKGVAT; via the exons ATGGGGGGCCGGCGGTCTCCGTTAGAACCGGGCGTGCCGTGCCAGGCAGAATTATGGGGTGACCTCGGGGTGTTCGAAGAAGATGAGGAGCTGAAGGGTTTCAGGAGGGAGGCGGAAGTTCTGCGTGAGAAGCTGAGGGAGGCTCTCAG TCATACATCTGGTAACATAAGGCAGTCCAGTTCTTTGACCGACCTCACCTCAGACAGTACCTGGGATCAGCAAAAGCCTCACTTGTTTCCTAAGTCCTGCTTGAGGCCAAAAAGTGCTTCATCTCCGTGGATTCCTTCCATCACCAtccctcagcctttccaaaTGACACTGCGGGAAGCTCGCAAAAAGTCTGAGTTGATGAAGTCATACATGTTTCTTGAACTAGACAAACAGAGAGACAAAAGGCAAAGCGAGGAGGAAGCTGAATGTCAGAAACAATTCCGGGCACAGCCTGTACCTGCCCATGTGTTTCTGCCCCTTTATCAGGAAATAATGGAACAGAATGAGATTCGCAGGcaagcagcaaaacagaaaagaaaggagcTGCTACTTTCAACACAGCGGCCCTTCAGTTTtctggagaaggaagagaaaaagaaagaagctaTCAGACAAAAATTCCTGGCAGCAGCAACCCCAAATGAAAGCTCCAAACAGAAGCAAGCCAGTAAAAAAGTTCCTAAATCTACTTATGACTCACTTCTTGGAGATAAACTCAAAG AAGCTGAACTCTACAGGGAAATCCGTATTCAAATGAGAGCAGAGGATTTGCTCAAGAGCTCCGTAGCTCCTATAGATACCAGCAACTGTCGGAGGGAGCCTCAGTCCCGAACTGCCACCAGAACTAAGCAGGAAAGACTTGGCTTCTTACAGGACAAAAGTTTCAGCTTCAAACCAAGGATTAATCCAACAATACCAGATTTTGAAGAAGTGTACTGGGCGTTTCAGAGGAAAACAGTAAGGAgacaagaaatcaaagagcCAACTCGTAATAAACCATTCAAGCTAAGAACTTCCAATCTCCatgccaggcagaggcaggctaATGAAAAGATAAAG GATTCTCAGAAGCTTTCCAAGGTTTCAGTGCAAAAAAGTCACTCTCTGCCTGgactttcctctctctcttccaACACCCTTCCTGTGCATATTACAGATGCAACTAGAAAGAGGGAATCAGCTATTAG ATATGCCCAGGATAacaaaaaggaaggggaaaaagaaggaattcattggctggagaaacagaaaatgaaatgtcaaGCTATGCAAAAGTCTCTGAACAGCCGAGCAAAAGCACTGGATCCTCATAAAAGTCTGGAGGAAACTCAGAAGGAGAAGTCAAAACAGATCAG GCAAAATATGCAAGCCAGAACAAAAGAATACAGAAAGGAGCTAGAAGAAATGCAGCTGCGAGTCAAGAACAGACCATTCCTCTTTGAACAGGTCACGAAG CACGATGCTCGTCAAGGAGCAGAGCGTCACTACAGATGCACCCTCCAGCAGGTTGGCCTAAGCGAAgaatttgtaagaaaaaaaggggaagatgTAACTGACTTGCTGGAAGAAGAATCTGATGTTCACAG GCTGCCTGAGCCTCGGGGTGAAAAGGATGACTCTACTGAACAGGAAGGAGTACCTCAGGAGGAACAGAGTGCAAAGGGAGTGGCAACATAA